A portion of the Adhaeribacter radiodurans genome contains these proteins:
- a CDS encoding 2'-5' RNA ligase family protein — protein sequence MIQPAPLILTLQIDEQAFNYFNDLRKQHFPPQINYLSTHVTLFHHLPAHSTVTDLLEEATAQQKNFPVKVSEVIKLGRGVGFKLQSEELAQLHAYLKKQWSEWLTPQDRQGFRPHITVQNKVTPEVAQTLFNQLAFSFQPFYLQGIGLSLWEYLGGPWQKVKDYSFKVGTY from the coding sequence ATGATACAACCCGCTCCTTTGATTCTAACGCTGCAAATAGATGAGCAAGCCTTTAACTATTTTAATGATTTAAGAAAGCAGCACTTTCCTCCCCAAATAAATTACTTAAGTACACATGTTACTCTTTTTCATCATTTACCGGCCCATTCAACGGTAACCGACCTACTAGAAGAGGCAACTGCCCAACAAAAAAACTTTCCTGTAAAAGTCTCCGAAGTCATAAAGCTAGGCCGGGGAGTAGGCTTTAAATTGCAAAGTGAAGAACTAGCGCAACTTCATGCCTATTTAAAAAAGCAATGGTCCGAGTGGCTCACTCCCCAAGACCGGCAGGGATTCCGGCCGCACATTACCGTACAAAACAAAGTAACGCCAGAAGTGGCCCAAACTTTATTTAATCAGTTAGCTTTCTCGTTTCAACCTTTTTATCTGCAAGGGATTGGGTTAAGTTTATGGGAGTACCTTGGTGGCCCCTGGCAGAAAGTGAAAGATTACTCCTTTAAAGTCGGTACTTACTAA
- a CDS encoding heparin lyase I family protein: MKFRIYFFLPILSLLLISCEQDAFIQPKEEVTEAEESLSDVKIISSADGYRSNLLVEGRFEPTIESIFNIHNYTPYGFAVSSKQARKGSNAVRLELRSNSRQVRSEILLAGETQSERWYGNSLYLPANDWDSDLHEDGWDIITQWHAREDKGEAGRLPPIALVVSKGRLGMVVYWANRQKNTNATISGKKIFDLGQLEKISG, from the coding sequence ATGAAATTTAGAATTTACTTTTTTTTACCTATCCTATCCTTACTTTTAATTTCCTGTGAACAAGATGCATTTATTCAGCCTAAAGAAGAAGTTACGGAAGCCGAAGAAAGCCTCTCTGACGTAAAAATTATTTCCTCCGCAGATGGCTATCGTTCTAATTTATTAGTAGAAGGTAGATTTGAACCCACCATTGAATCTATTTTTAATATTCATAATTACACTCCGTATGGGTTTGCTGTTAGTAGCAAACAAGCCAGAAAAGGCTCAAACGCCGTCCGGCTGGAGTTAAGAAGCAATTCACGCCAGGTTCGTTCGGAAATTTTATTGGCCGGTGAAACCCAGAGCGAAAGATGGTACGGCAATAGCCTTTATTTACCTGCAAATGACTGGGACTCGGATTTACACGAGGATGGCTGGGATATAATTACGCAATGGCACGCCCGAGAGGATAAAGGCGAAGCGGGTCGGTTACCTCCCATTGCTTTAGTAGTAAGTAAAGGCCGTTTAGGTATGGTGGTGTACTGGGCAAACAGGCAAAAAAACACGAATGCAACTATCAGCGGAAAAAAAATATTTGATTTAGGGCAATTAGAAAAAATAAGTGGTTAG
- a CDS encoding Ig-like domain-containing protein, whose amino-acid sequence MKKEFTLPLPVVPALNIKQLMLLLMSFVLSSSVISTPLCAASVKSSAVKTLAGEVVSSFTLMNADNETVIQTINTGSTINLNTLPTKNLNIRVNTTPATVGSVKIVLSGAQSATRTETGAPYAVFGDTNGNYAAWVPTLGKYSLTATPYSAASGGGTAGTAKTITFTFTNSVIQPTIQVNFQDPATVPTSGWVRDYGQPYGLRTGANQGSNLTYGWRNRANNSLLDLSVGGTTPGNGRNRNSILNPDINVLQATLIHMQADDIPGTFDGTKVEGYWEAKVANGIYDVTVSAGDGGVYSIPEKHALNVENRQAINGFVPSGAAGASTRFKSATVRVTVSDGNLTIDADGGFNTKMNSARIVPVNSGPYTFWSVNEQLLTIEKGASTANKTFSLDLSNSSNRTDVQYNVSAVYSPAVSNWLSFNSSHTGAEPNVSFNYAAAANLAVGTYQATIQASAAGFTAGSVNIRLEVTAPRPYVISSTPANGATNVSVNTSSIAANNLFVPIVTGYPGGVDNSTITSSTVKLLKVVGTSTTQVAGVVQGTGGGDAISFSPTFALGGNTTYKFMVTEGVKSYSGAAFIPYTATFTTGAAIEPTEPLLVEFTKVPIAGTQGKKYSSLVIGPDDKFYALRLDGNIERFAINHLNGSLTFQTTIGTLPGRYGNRSAIGLVFDPKSTASNLIAYVSHCSSGLSGAPEFDGKISKLTGTNLATEQLLVTNLPRSAKDHLVNSLAFGPDGALYFCQGSNSSMGAYDGTWQRSESLLSGAVLRLDLVKLGSTTLDAKTTANQSLINAATTSQLRFSDNTYNPYASNAPLIIYASGIRNAYDLVWHSNGQLYAAANGSAAGGNTPLSVAGTRRPNGTFYNGPVVAATSGVQVQNDWLFRINPLKGVGYFGHPNPLRGEYVANRGFADNAKYPSTLGADANYRVPAFNFDLNRSPNGSLEYKSNAFNGALKGKLLVCRFSGGGDIIVLEPGSLVKGNSETLYDITNSYTGAGTAGLVGMSGFINPLDIVEDVQTGNLYVIEFNWNNIPDRTAQITLLRVSSISDEEGFATAFPEQITATEVVGVTETALPSSAASQTNSTKAKKAKKDKDKDKDKDKDDDLPDYSRLTPHAVTISNTGHGNLKLKNLGITGENAGEFRMLGQPDAKPNKPVKIRKNSSVTFNVVFIPASQGRKTAKLEAASTKKKKNDQTVSVDLIGFGIQYEGSDTTNVDSLATAIQDKVSKVNKKFTDKEPVLTVYPNPKSAGSKIYLNLADFAPQEPVTLSLFDTYGQLYQAITVRMDEKGSNSAEIFLNKVMKPGIYIIKANGASNQKQTKIVVE is encoded by the coding sequence ATGAAGAAAGAATTTACCCTCCCGCTTCCTGTTGTTCCTGCCTTAAACATTAAACAATTAATGCTTCTGCTGATGAGCTTTGTTTTAAGCTCGTCTGTTATTTCAACTCCTTTGTGTGCTGCGTCGGTAAAATCTTCTGCTGTTAAAACCCTGGCGGGAGAGGTAGTATCGAGTTTCACTTTAATGAATGCGGATAACGAAACAGTGATCCAAACGATCAATACCGGTAGCACCATCAACTTAAACACCTTACCAACTAAAAATTTAAATATTCGGGTAAATACTACTCCTGCTACTGTAGGTAGCGTAAAAATAGTTTTAAGCGGCGCTCAATCCGCCACCAGAACCGAAACCGGTGCGCCTTACGCTGTATTCGGCGATACAAATGGCAACTATGCCGCCTGGGTACCGACACTCGGAAAGTACTCGTTAACAGCAACGCCTTACTCAGCCGCTAGTGGGGGAGGAACCGCAGGTACTGCCAAAACAATTACTTTTACTTTTACTAATTCTGTTATCCAACCCACTATTCAAGTTAATTTTCAGGATCCGGCTACCGTACCAACCTCTGGTTGGGTGCGGGATTACGGTCAGCCATACGGGTTACGCACGGGTGCTAATCAGGGCAGTAATTTAACCTACGGCTGGAGAAACCGCGCAAATAACAGCTTACTGGATCTTTCGGTGGGTGGTACTACTCCTGGAAACGGCCGCAATCGCAATTCAATTCTCAACCCGGATATTAATGTGCTGCAAGCTACTTTAATTCACATGCAAGCCGATGATATTCCGGGTACTTTTGACGGTACTAAAGTCGAAGGCTACTGGGAGGCAAAAGTTGCCAATGGTATTTACGACGTAACCGTTTCGGCGGGAGATGGTGGCGTTTATTCTATTCCGGAAAAGCACGCGTTAAATGTAGAAAATCGCCAGGCAATAAATGGCTTTGTGCCTTCGGGGGCTGCCGGGGCCAGTACCCGGTTTAAATCGGCTACGGTGCGGGTAACCGTAAGCGATGGTAACTTAACCATTGATGCCGATGGTGGTTTTAATACGAAAATGAACTCTGCCCGGATAGTGCCGGTTAATAGTGGGCCGTATACGTTTTGGTCGGTAAATGAGCAATTATTAACCATTGAAAAAGGTGCCTCTACCGCGAACAAAACGTTTTCTTTAGATTTAAGTAATTCGAGCAACCGCACCGATGTGCAATATAACGTATCGGCAGTCTACAGCCCCGCCGTTAGTAACTGGTTAAGCTTTAACTCCAGCCATACCGGAGCGGAGCCTAATGTATCTTTTAACTATGCCGCGGCTGCCAACTTAGCCGTTGGTACTTACCAGGCCACCATACAAGCGTCGGCGGCTGGTTTTACGGCGGGTAGCGTTAATATCCGGTTAGAAGTAACCGCTCCTCGCCCTTATGTAATATCTTCCACGCCCGCCAATGGGGCTACTAATGTAAGCGTAAATACTTCTAGCATTGCGGCCAATAACCTGTTTGTACCCATCGTGACCGGGTATCCGGGCGGCGTAGATAACAGTACCATCACCAGCAGCACCGTAAAATTGTTAAAAGTGGTAGGTACTTCTACCACCCAGGTAGCAGGAGTAGTACAAGGTACCGGCGGCGGAGATGCCATTAGTTTTTCGCCTACTTTTGCTTTAGGAGGAAATACTACGTATAAATTTATGGTTACGGAGGGCGTTAAATCTTATAGTGGGGCTGCTTTTATTCCGTATACGGCTACTTTTACTACCGGTGCTGCCATTGAGCCAACCGAACCATTGTTGGTAGAATTTACTAAAGTGCCCATTGCCGGAACCCAAGGTAAAAAGTATTCTTCTTTAGTAATCGGTCCCGATGATAAGTTTTATGCCTTACGGCTGGACGGCAATATCGAACGCTTTGCAATTAACCACCTGAATGGCAGCCTTACCTTCCAAACAACTATTGGTACTTTACCGGGGAGATACGGAAACCGGTCGGCAATCGGGTTGGTTTTTGATCCGAAATCTACCGCCAGCAATTTAATTGCTTATGTTTCGCATTGTTCATCTGGCTTGTCGGGTGCACCTGAATTTGACGGTAAAATTTCTAAATTAACCGGCACCAACCTGGCTACGGAACAATTACTGGTAACCAACCTGCCTCGCTCGGCTAAAGATCATTTAGTAAATAGTTTGGCCTTTGGCCCGGATGGTGCGCTTTATTTTTGCCAAGGAAGTAACAGTTCCATGGGGGCTTATGATGGTACCTGGCAACGGTCTGAAAGTTTATTGTCGGGAGCAGTGCTGCGCTTAGATTTAGTAAAATTGGGCAGTACTACTTTAGATGCTAAAACTACTGCTAACCAAAGTTTAATTAATGCCGCTACCACCAGCCAGCTCCGGTTTTCTGATAACACTTATAATCCGTATGCCAGCAATGCGCCCTTAATCATTTATGCTTCCGGTATCCGGAACGCCTACGATCTGGTGTGGCACAGCAACGGCCAACTTTACGCCGCTGCCAATGGCTCAGCTGCCGGGGGCAACACGCCGCTATCAGTGGCGGGTACCCGGCGGCCAAACGGTACTTTCTACAATGGTCCGGTCGTGGCAGCTACCTCCGGGGTGCAAGTGCAAAACGACTGGTTGTTCCGCATCAATCCATTAAAAGGAGTTGGTTATTTCGGACACCCCAATCCTTTGCGCGGTGAGTACGTTGCTAACCGGGGCTTTGCCGACAATGCCAAATACCCTAGTACTTTAGGAGCCGATGCTAACTACCGCGTACCTGCCTTTAACTTTGACCTGAACCGGTCACCCAATGGTTCTTTGGAGTACAAGAGCAATGCTTTTAACGGGGCTTTAAAAGGTAAACTACTAGTTTGCCGTTTTAGTGGCGGGGGCGATATTATTGTATTAGAACCGGGCTCACTCGTTAAAGGAAACAGCGAAACTCTTTATGATATAACTAACTCTTACACAGGAGCCGGTACTGCAGGATTAGTGGGTATGTCCGGCTTTATTAATCCCTTGGACATTGTGGAAGACGTGCAAACTGGTAACCTGTACGTAATTGAGTTCAACTGGAACAACATTCCGGACCGAACAGCTCAAATTACCTTATTGCGCGTGAGCAGTATTTCGGATGAGGAAGGGTTTGCTACTGCTTTTCCTGAACAAATTACAGCTACCGAAGTTGTGGGAGTAACCGAAACGGCTTTACCTTCATCCGCCGCATCCCAAACAAATAGTACGAAGGCGAAAAAAGCAAAAAAAGACAAGGATAAAGATAAGGACAAAGACAAAGATGATGACCTACCGGATTATTCCAGATTAACACCGCATGCAGTAACAATTTCTAATACCGGCCATGGTAATCTTAAATTAAAAAACTTAGGCATTACTGGCGAAAATGCCGGGGAGTTCCGGATGCTGGGCCAACCTGATGCTAAGCCAAACAAACCGGTAAAAATCCGCAAGAACAGTTCGGTTACGTTTAATGTGGTATTTATACCAGCCTCCCAGGGCCGGAAAACTGCCAAGCTGGAAGCAGCAAGCACGAAGAAGAAGAAGAATGATCAGACAGTTTCAGTAGATTTAATAGGCTTTGGTATTCAGTACGAAGGTAGCGATACAACCAATGTGGATTCTTTAGCAACGGCTATACAAGATAAAGTTAGTAAGGTTAACAAGAAATTTACCGATAAAGAACCTGTGCTTACTGTTTACCCTAACCCGAAATCGGCGGGATCAAAGATTTACCTGAACCTGGCTGATTTTGCGCCTCAGGAACCGGTAACTCTCAGCTTGTTTGATACTTATGGGCAGTTGTATCAGGCTATAACCGTAAGGATGGATGAAAAAGGCAGTAATTCTGCTGAAATATTTTTAAACAAGGTAATGAAACCGGGCATTTACATAATTAAAGCTAACGGTGCTTCTAACCAAAAACAAACAAAAATAGTAGTAGAATAA
- a CDS encoding LytR/AlgR family response regulator transcription factor, whose amino-acid sequence MPEKRLFPDRYYPDILLFLILIPFISAINYYLTYSRIQLNWFLALTFTIDTVQGYFAWLGVRYFILYLDKKLPYQKGALRRIIWQQVGVLFIGLLIISLLTEWVSWLAKGEPAPLDFYTLDLFIIGIWFFVVNGVYVGLHYYHQWQKAESRQQQENYPPENHSDETSSKIRGLVVRTGKQDIRLSYEELAGFYVDDVYVVACHFGGKKYYLDQSLDKIEKSLPAGVFFRMNRKFILHQQMVSGFKRAENGKLLVLLQTHECFPSEVPVSRTKAPAFKSWFQPE is encoded by the coding sequence ATGCCGGAAAAACGACTTTTTCCAGATCGCTATTACCCCGATATACTTTTATTTCTGATTTTGATTCCGTTTATCAGTGCCATTAACTATTATCTTACCTACTCCCGTATCCAATTGAACTGGTTTTTGGCGCTCACCTTTACTATTGATACGGTACAAGGTTATTTTGCCTGGTTAGGGGTGCGCTACTTTATCTTGTACTTAGATAAAAAATTGCCTTACCAAAAAGGAGCCTTACGGCGAATTATCTGGCAACAGGTTGGGGTTTTATTTATTGGGTTACTCATTATTAGTTTACTTACCGAATGGGTAAGCTGGCTAGCTAAAGGAGAACCAGCGCCACTGGATTTTTATACTCTCGATCTTTTTATTATCGGCATCTGGTTTTTTGTGGTGAACGGCGTTTACGTTGGGTTGCATTACTACCACCAATGGCAAAAGGCAGAAAGCAGGCAACAGCAAGAAAACTACCCACCAGAAAATCACTCCGACGAAACTTCCTCCAAAATAAGAGGGCTAGTAGTAAGAACCGGAAAACAAGATATCCGGCTGAGTTATGAGGAGCTTGCCGGATTTTACGTGGATGATGTGTATGTAGTCGCCTGTCATTTTGGGGGAAAGAAATATTATCTGGACCAATCTTTAGATAAAATTGAAAAAAGTCTTCCTGCGGGTGTTTTCTTTCGGATGAACCGGAAATTTATTTTGCACCAGCAAATGGTCTCCGGATTTAAACGAGCTGAGAACGGAAAGTTATTGGTATTACTGCAAACTCATGAATGTTTCCCGTCCGAAGTACCGGTAAGCCGGACCAAAGCGCCGGCATTTAAGAGCTGGTTTCAGCCGGAATGA
- a CDS encoding DMT family transporter, with amino-acid sequence MKAPVIPKQSASKVKFDSKQLVGALIVLFAAVCFSSKAVIVKLAYRYHIDSVSLLALRMVFSLPFFILIGALTRKKEVPDVPVKLQDYALLVFYGLMGYYLASLFDFLGLQYITAGLERLILFIYPTLVVVFSWIFLGKKITKYQYIALGLTYSGVLLVLLGDVEVQTSKHLVKGGLLIFASAVTYALYLMGSGVLIPKFGSVRFNSYAMSVAALGVFTHYLINHGTAALLNYVPAVYGYSLLMAILATVVPSYLIAEGIRLVGAGNAAIIGSVGPISTILLAYLFLDETVSGIQLVGTAIVLTGILLITIKKEKRL; translated from the coding sequence ATGAAAGCACCCGTTATTCCGAAGCAATCAGCGTCTAAAGTAAAATTTGACAGCAAGCAGTTAGTGGGTGCGCTGATTGTTTTATTTGCGGCGGTGTGTTTTTCTTCGAAGGCGGTAATTGTAAAGTTAGCTTACCGCTATCATATTGATTCAGTTTCTTTACTTGCCTTACGCATGGTGTTTTCGCTGCCCTTTTTTATTCTGATCGGAGCTTTAACCCGCAAAAAAGAAGTGCCGGATGTTCCGGTAAAGTTACAGGATTACGCCTTGCTTGTTTTTTACGGTTTAATGGGGTACTACCTGGCCAGTTTATTTGATTTTTTGGGGCTGCAATACATTACTGCCGGCTTAGAGCGCTTAATTTTGTTTATCTATCCCACGTTGGTAGTAGTATTTTCCTGGATATTTTTGGGTAAAAAAATTACTAAATATCAATACATCGCCTTGGGTTTAACGTATTCGGGCGTGCTGCTGGTGTTACTCGGCGACGTGGAGGTACAAACAAGTAAGCATTTGGTAAAAGGGGGTTTGCTTATTTTTGCTAGTGCCGTTACTTACGCGCTTTACTTAATGGGCAGTGGTGTGCTCATTCCTAAATTTGGCTCGGTGCGGTTTAATTCTTATGCCATGTCGGTAGCGGCTTTAGGGGTGTTTACGCATTATTTAATTAATCATGGTACAGCAGCACTTTTAAATTACGTGCCGGCCGTTTACGGCTATAGCTTGTTAATGGCCATTCTGGCTACGGTAGTTCCTTCTTACCTTATCGCCGAAGGTATCCGGTTAGTGGGGGCCGGTAATGCGGCTATTATTGGCAGCGTAGGTCCTATTTCTACTATTTTACTGGCTTATTTATTTCTCGACGAAACGGTTTCCGGTATTCAATTAGTGGGAACAGCCATTGTGCTAACGGGTATTTTACTCATTACAATTAAAAAAGAGAAGCGGCTGTGA
- a CDS encoding serine hydrolase domain-containing protein, producing the protein MKNLLFLLCFLIVSSCSDYMQDLQVNSCTDKTIINSNYSKAGDVQSAMQRFSLAGAPGSVVAIYSEEGWWANTTGYAKIEDKTPMQLCHLQYLQSISKTYMAVAILKLYEEGIVDLDAPITRYLPEKYSKYITSAETITVRMLLNHTSGVPEYNFDPAYVSYLLQHPNHTFSSEDYLKYVEGKKLDFTPGSKHSYRNTNYLLLALMADAITGDHAKFISETILKPLDLDNTFYRNDPGYLKYSNLVNSYWDRYSNGIVENVSQMQQTNVASLIGDDGIVTTPTDAVKFLKGLVEGKLLAAATLQQMQTWTTDENNKPKYGLGLEYTTIRNQIAFGHTGGGLGAGCELYYFPQKKMYVFLGVNLGTVTDSPLHKGIEAARDTLYQVLLK; encoded by the coding sequence ATGAAAAATTTATTGTTCCTTTTGTGTTTTTTAATAGTAAGTAGTTGCTCCGATTACATGCAGGATTTACAAGTAAATTCCTGCACCGACAAAACCATTATAAATTCTAATTATTCCAAAGCCGGTGACGTTCAAAGCGCCATGCAAAGGTTTAGTCTGGCGGGAGCTCCGGGTAGCGTAGTGGCTATTTATTCCGAAGAAGGCTGGTGGGCTAATACAACCGGTTACGCCAAAATCGAAGATAAAACCCCTATGCAATTATGCCATTTACAGTACCTGCAAAGTATTTCTAAAACGTATATGGCCGTGGCTATTTTAAAATTGTACGAAGAAGGCATAGTTGATTTGGATGCACCCATTACCCGTTACCTACCCGAAAAATATAGTAAGTACATTACCAGTGCCGAAACAATTACCGTGCGCATGCTGCTTAATCATACCTCGGGCGTTCCGGAGTATAACTTTGACCCGGCTTATGTATCGTATTTATTACAACACCCCAACCATACGTTTTCTTCGGAAGATTACTTAAAATATGTGGAAGGGAAAAAGCTGGATTTTACTCCGGGCAGCAAGCATTCGTACCGAAACACTAATTATTTACTGTTGGCATTAATGGCCGATGCTATTACCGGAGATCATGCTAAGTTTATTTCGGAAACAATATTAAAACCTTTAGACTTAGATAATACCTTTTACAGAAATGACCCGGGCTACTTAAAATATTCTAATCTGGTAAATTCTTATTGGGATAGGTATAGTAACGGTATTGTCGAAAATGTTTCTCAAATGCAGCAAACTAATGTTGCTTCTTTAATTGGCGACGATGGCATTGTAACTACGCCAACTGATGCCGTAAAATTTCTGAAAGGGTTAGTGGAAGGAAAATTATTGGCTGCGGCAACTTTGCAGCAAATGCAAACCTGGACAACCGATGAAAATAATAAACCGAAATACGGGCTTGGATTAGAGTATACTACTATTAGAAATCAAATTGCTTTCGGGCATACTGGGGGTGGCTTGGGGGCCGGATGCGAACTTTACTATTTTCCGCAAAAAAAGATGTATGTTTTTCTGGGAGTCAATCTGGGCACCGTAACCGATAGTCCTTTGCATAAAGGAATAGAAGCAGCAAGAGATACCTTGTACCAAGTATTACTCAAATAA
- a CDS encoding heparin lyase I family protein, translating to MVYHINFSHESDGVLEVWKNGIKVINYKGPNSYNDKRLPYFKAGIYKRRWYKIEKRVVYVDEVRVGTKKATYKDVAPSGSTLINPMSDKPGKNKKLSLNLMNANSDLLIKPITNGAILDLATLPTSNLNISATTSAKVGSIAFKLIGPENKRVVESKAPFSLIKDNNGDYPSWTPKAGSYSLTVTPYSEAKGHGKAGNPVTIRFKVVNLAKDGSGTPSVTMVINKNKPITNSRKATLSIKSVNATKMRFYDNSNSKWTSWQPIASDKSWNLSKGDGSKWVKIQVRNAAGVMSESYADGIILRTK from the coding sequence ATGGTGTACCACATTAACTTTTCGCACGAATCGGATGGGGTATTGGAAGTATGGAAAAACGGGATAAAAGTAATTAACTACAAAGGCCCTAATAGTTATAACGATAAAAGGTTGCCTTATTTTAAGGCGGGTATTTATAAAAGACGGTGGTATAAAATTGAGAAACGGGTAGTTTACGTAGATGAAGTAAGAGTAGGTACTAAAAAAGCTACTTATAAAGATGTGGCTCCTTCCGGCTCTACCCTGATTAATCCAATGTCAGATAAACCTGGTAAAAACAAAAAATTAAGCTTAAACCTAATGAATGCAAATTCAGATCTACTGATTAAACCAATTACCAACGGCGCTATTTTGGATCTGGCCACTTTGCCAACCAGTAATTTAAATATCAGTGCTACTACTTCGGCAAAAGTGGGCAGTATTGCCTTTAAACTAATTGGTCCGGAAAACAAGAGGGTAGTAGAGTCAAAAGCACCTTTTTCTTTAATCAAGGATAATAATGGCGATTACCCTTCCTGGACACCCAAAGCAGGTAGTTATTCGCTCACTGTTACTCCCTACTCCGAGGCGAAAGGGCATGGCAAAGCGGGCAATCCGGTAACCATTCGATTTAAGGTGGTTAATCTGGCTAAAGATGGCTCCGGCACTCCTAGCGTAACCATGGTGATTAATAAAAATAAACCTATTACTAACTCCCGAAAAGCAACTTTAAGCATTAAATCGGTAAATGCTACTAAAATGCGTTTCTACGACAATAGTAACAGCAAGTGGACGAGTTGGCAGCCAATTGCTTCTGATAAATCCTGGAATTTATCGAAGGGCGATGGTTCTAAGTGGGTAAAAATACAAGTGCGTAATGCAGCCGGCGTCATGTCCGAGTCTTATGCCGACGGTATTATCTTAAGAACAAAATAA
- a CDS encoding polysaccharide lyase — protein MKLKFLFLLMSLSCLLFSCEEDLVQPQQVNESAIGIANAQIINSVDSYRSNLLVEGRFEPTADPFLVQTGTSYGFDVSSNRSRNGSNAARFEIRNEANQIRSEISLAGETQSERWYGNSLYLPANDWDSDLNPDGWDIITQWHAREDKGEDARFPPIALVVSKGRLSLVVYWATQADNTNSTVSGKKVFDLGTLEKDKWLDMVYHINFSHESDGVLEVWKNGEKVINYNGPNCYNDKSLPYFKAGIYKRRWYDVTKRVVYVDEVRVGNKNAKYYDVAPSGSTLVAQEELESNDNSKKLKLNLINANSDLFIQRLTKNSILDLASLPTKNLNISATTSENIGSVVFKLTGRENKTVIESQAPYTLFGDENGDFQSWIPAEGEYTLIATPYSGANGEGTAGTPVTIKFEVVNLSTDGSGTPKVTMVINNDETLTDSRRAILRIKAVNAAEMRFYDDSDSEWTDWEPATSIKSWTLSKGDGSKWVKVQVRNNAAVMSESYADGIILRSK, from the coding sequence ATGAAACTCAAATTTCTTTTTCTCTTAATGAGTCTTTCCTGTTTACTGTTTTCTTGTGAAGAAGATTTAGTCCAACCCCAACAAGTTAATGAGTCAGCAATTGGTATTGCCAACGCTCAAATTATTAATTCAGTAGATAGTTATCGTTCTAATTTATTAGTCGAAGGTAGATTTGAACCCACTGCCGATCCTTTCCTAGTGCAAACGGGTACTTCTTATGGTTTTGATGTAAGCAGTAACCGCTCCCGGAACGGTTCTAACGCCGCCCGGTTTGAGATAAGAAACGAAGCAAATCAAATTCGTTCCGAAATTTCGCTGGCCGGAGAAACCCAAAGTGAAAGATGGTACGGCAACAGCCTTTATTTACCTGCCAATGATTGGGATTCGGATCTAAACCCGGATGGCTGGGATATTATTACTCAATGGCACGCCCGGGAAGATAAAGGAGAAGACGCCCGGTTCCCACCCATTGCTTTAGTAGTAAGTAAAGGCCGGTTAAGCTTGGTGGTGTATTGGGCAACTCAGGCCGACAATACCAACTCTACGGTAAGCGGCAAGAAAGTATTTGATTTAGGTACTCTGGAAAAAGATAAGTGGCTGGATATGGTGTACCACATTAATTTCTCGCACGAATCGGATGGGGTATTGGAGGTATGGAAAAATGGCGAAAAAGTAATTAACTACAACGGACCTAATTGTTATAATGATAAAAGCTTGCCTTATTTTAAAGCGGGTATCTATAAGCGCAGATGGTACGATGTTACTAAACGGGTAGTGTATGTAGATGAGGTAAGAGTAGGAAATAAAAACGCTAAATATTATGATGTAGCTCCCAGCGGCTCAACCTTAGTAGCACAAGAAGAGTTAGAAAGTAACGATAATTCTAAAAAATTAAAATTAAACCTGATCAATGCTAATTCGGACTTATTCATCCAAAGGTTAACGAAAAATTCCATTCTGGATTTAGCCAGTTTACCCACTAAAAATTTAAATATTTCGGCTACTACTTCCGAGAATATTGGTAGTGTTGTTTTCAAATTAACCGGTCGGGAAAATAAAACTGTAATCGAATCGCAGGCACCTTATACTTTGTTTGGCGATGAAAACGGTGATTTTCAATCGTGGATTCCGGCTGAAGGTGAGTATACGCTTATTGCCACTCCTTACTCCGGCGCCAACGGCGAAGGAACTGCCGGTACGCCGGTAACTATCAAGTTTGAAGTAGTAAACCTCTCTACCGATGGTTCGGGTACACCTAAAGTAACAATGGTTATTAATAACGACGAAACTTTAACGGATTCGCGCCGGGCTATCTTAAGAATAAAAGCCGTTAATGCTGCCGAAATGCGCTTCTACGACGATAGTGATAGTGAATGGACAGATTGGGAACCAGCTACTTCTATCAAATCCTGGACTTTATCGAAAGGCGATGGTTCTAAGTGGGTAAAAGTACAGGTTCGGAACAATGCAGCAGTAATGTCCGAATCTTATGCCGACGGCATTATACTCAGAAGCAAATAA